In Vicia villosa cultivar HV-30 ecotype Madison, WI unplaced genomic scaffold, Vvil1.0 ctg.001966F_1_1, whole genome shotgun sequence, a genomic segment contains:
- the LOC131637326 gene encoding protein CfxQ homolog isoform X2: MNRSQDQRSRPAKPPTIHACALSGDLIGLQKLLRDNPNLLNERNPVMAQTPLHVSAGNNRAEIVKFLLEWQGSERVEIEAKNMYGETPLHMAAKNGCSEAAQLLLAHGASVEARANNGMTPLHLAVWHSLRAEEFLTVKTLLEHNADCSAKDNEEMTPLNHLSQGPGNEKLRQLLNQHLEEQRKRRAIEACGETKAKMDELEKELSNIVGLYDLKIQLRKWAKGMLLDERRRALGLHVGTRRPPHMAFLGNPGTGKTMVARILGRLLHLVGILPTDKVTEVQRTDLVGEFVGHTGPKTRRKIQQAEGGILFVDEAYRLIPMQKADDKDYGLEALEEIMSVMDSGKIVVIFAGYSEPMKRVIASNEGFCRRVTKFFHFIDFSSEELATILHIKMSNLSEDSLLFGFKLHSECSIEAISALIERETTEKQRKEANGGLVDTMLVNARESLDLRLSYDCIDTEELLTITLEDLEAGLGLLSQ, translated from the exons ATGAACAGGTCTCAAGATCAAAGGTCAAGGCCTGCAAAACCACCTACAATCCATGCATGTGCTCTCTCAGGTGATCTTATCGGACTTCAGAAGCTACTCCGTGACAATCCTAATCTTCTCAATGAGAGAAACCCTGTT ATGGCACAAACACCTCTACACGTTTCTGCAGGTAACAATAGGGCTGAGATAGTTAAATTTCTTCTTGAGTGGCAAGGATCAGAGAGAGTTGAGATAGAGGCTAAGAATATG TATGGAGAAACTCCATTGCACATGGCAGCAAAGAACGGATGTAGTGAAGCAGCACAGTTACTTCTTGCGCATGGCGCTTCTGTGGAAGCAAGAGCAAAT AATGGTATGACACCTTTACACCTTGCAGTTTGGCACTCATTAAGAGCCGAAGAATTCTTAACTGTGAAAACACTGCTTGAACATAATGCAGATTGCAGTGCAAAGGACAAT GAGGAAATGACGCCTTTGAATCATCTTTCACAAGGCCCTGGAAATGAGAAGCTTAGGCAACTATTAAACCAGCATCTTGAAGAGCAGAGAAAGAGACGAGCTATTGAAGCGTGCGGTGAAACCAAAGCTAAGATGGATGAACTTGAAAAGGAACTCTCAAATATTGTAGGTCTATATGATCTAAAAATACAACTGCGGAAGTGGGCGAAAGGCATGCTTCTGGATGAGAGGCGTAGAGCTCTTGGTCTACATGTTGGCACTAGACGACCCCCTCATATGGCCTTTCTCGGAAATCCTGGAACAGGTAAAACTATGGTTGCACGGATCCTCGGGAGATTACTTCATTTGGTAGGAATTCTACCTACTGATAAAGTGACAGAAGTTCAACGGACAGATTTAGTTGGCGAGTTTGTTGGTCATACTGGTCCGAAAACCAGGAGGAAG ATCCAACAAGCAGAAGGGGGAATTCTTTTTGTCGACGAAGCTTATAGACTGATACCAATGCAGAAGGCAGACGATAAGGACTACGGATTGGAAGCCCTGGAGGAGATTATGTCAGTTATGGACAGTGGAAAAATCGTAGTAATATTTGCAGGGTACAGCGAACCGATGAAACGAGTAATAGCTTCCAACGAAGGTTTTTGCAGAAGGGTGACCAAGTTTTTTCATTTTATCGATTTCAGTTCAGAGGAACTAGCAACAATCCTTCACATCAAGATGAGCAACTTATCCGAAGATAGTTTGCTATTTGGATTTAAGTTGCATTCTGAATGCAGTATAGAAGCTATATCCGCCTTGATAGAAAGGGAAACAACCGAAAAACAACGTAAGGAAGCAAACGGCGGTTTGGTCGATACCATGTTGGTTAATGCAAGAGAAAGTTTGGATCTAAGACTTAGTTATGACTGTATAGATACAGAAGAACTTCTTACCATTACATTGGAAGATTTAGAAGCAGGTCTTGGCCTATTGTCACAGTAA
- the LOC131637326 gene encoding protein CfxQ homolog isoform X1, which yields MHVLSQVILSDFRSYSVTILIFSMRETLLMNRSQDQRSRPAKPPTIHACALSGDLVGLQKLLRDNPNLLNERNPVMAQTPLHVSAGNNRAEIVKFLLEWQGSERVEIEAKNMYGETPLHMAAKNGCSEAAQLLLAHGASVEARANNGMTPLHLAVWHSLRAEEFLTVKTLLEHNADCSAKDNEEMTPLNHLSQGPGNEKLRQLLNQHLEEQRKRRAIEACGETKAKMDELEKELSNIVGLYDLKIQLRKWAKGMLLDERRRALGLHVGTRRPPHMAFLGNPGTGKTMVARILGRLLHLVGILPTDKVTEVQRTDLVGEFVGHTGPKTRRKIQQAEGGILFVDEAYRLIPMQKADDKDYGLEALEEIMSVMDSGKIVVIFAGYSEPMKRVIASNEGFCRRVTKFFHFIDFSSEELATILHIKMSNLSEDSLLFGFKLHSECSIEAISALIERETTEKQRKEANGGLVDTMLVNARESLDLRLSYDCIDTEELLTITLEDLEAGLGLLSQ from the exons ATGCATGTGCTCTCTCAGGTGATCTTATCGGACTTCAGAAGCTACTCCGTGACAATCCTAATCTTCTCAATGAGAGAAACCCTGTT AATGAATAGGTCTCAAGATCAAAGGTCAAGGCCTGCAAAACCACCTACAATCCATGCATGTGCTCTCTCAGGTGATCTTGTCGGACTTCAGAAGTTACTCCGTGACAATCCTAATCTTCTCAATGAGAGAAACCCTGTT ATGGCACAAACACCTCTACACGTTTCTGCAGGTAACAATAGGGCTGAGATAGTTAAATTTCTTCTTGAGTGGCAAGGATCAGAGAGAGTTGAGATAGAGGCTAAGAATATG TATGGAGAAACTCCATTGCACATGGCAGCAAAGAACGGATGTAGTGAAGCAGCACAGTTACTTCTTGCGCATGGCGCTTCTGTGGAAGCAAGAGCAAAT AATGGTATGACACCTTTACACCTTGCAGTTTGGCACTCATTAAGAGCCGAAGAATTCTTAACTGTGAAAACACTGCTTGAACATAATGCAGATTGCAGTGCAAAGGACAAT GAGGAAATGACGCCTTTGAATCATCTTTCACAAGGCCCTGGAAATGAGAAGCTTAGGCAACTATTAAACCAGCATCTTGAAGAGCAGAGAAAGAGACGAGCTATTGAAGCGTGCGGTGAAACCAAAGCTAAGATGGATGAACTTGAAAAGGAACTCTCAAATATTGTAGGTCTATATGATCTAAAAATACAACTGCGGAAGTGGGCGAAAGGCATGCTTCTGGATGAGAGGCGTAGAGCTCTTGGTCTACATGTTGGCACTAGACGACCCCCTCATATGGCCTTTCTCGGAAATCCTGGAACAGGTAAAACTATGGTTGCACGGATCCTCGGGAGATTACTTCATTTGGTAGGAATTCTACCTACTGATAAAGTGACAGAAGTTCAACGGACAGATTTAGTTGGCGAGTTTGTTGGTCATACTGGTCCGAAAACCAGGAGGAAG ATCCAACAAGCAGAAGGGGGAATTCTTTTTGTCGACGAAGCTTATAGACTGATACCAATGCAGAAGGCAGACGATAAGGACTACGGATTGGAAGCCCTGGAGGAGATTATGTCAGTTATGGACAGTGGAAAAATCGTAGTAATATTTGCAGGGTACAGCGAACCGATGAAACGAGTAATAGCTTCCAACGAAGGTTTTTGCAGAAGGGTGACCAAGTTTTTTCATTTTATCGATTTCAGTTCAGAGGAACTAGCAACAATCCTTCACATCAAGATGAGCAACTTATCCGAAGATAGTTTGCTATTTGGATTTAAGTTGCATTCTGAATGCAGTATAGAAGCTATATCCGCCTTGATAGAAAGGGAAACAACCGAAAAACAACGTAAGGAAGCAAACGGCGGTTTGGTCGATACCATGTTGGTTAATGCAAGAGAAAGTTTGGATCTAAGACTTAGTTATGACTGTATAGATACAGAAGAACTTCTTACCATTACATTGGAAGATTTAGAAGCAGGTCTTGGCCTATTGTCACAGTAA
- the LOC131637307 gene encoding uncharacterized protein LOC131637307 — protein MVLTSISTPSSSFLSDSPSTSTSNSTLFRTTLSPSFLVGFPKPPFSNATLRLKPLSSSASSTQQDNGSPERFLKNNSIADFMRFKKGIDGATGVLQTAVVSYKRKLPWSILNPFVKVDLISTIHIADEEYFLALQKELESYDCVLYEMVASRETLANMRNPINRLKGSHSRGFTILGCIQRQMAEILRLDFQLDCLNYQSENFQHADLDYETFRLLQDAKGESFFSFAKKMTLKSTKAMLQPSIREDLDPWRSKLLWAARVLPMPLVGLFLIGSVCANVESPVSEYPEIEALSRLDFSGAMKIFLAKRLTSELTQATADIEEKSVIIGERNRVAIDALRTALDNGNNRIAILYGGGHMPDLGRRLREEFDLIPSGVEWITAWSIRKRKLNTRSLPFLKTMAKASGWPLNRYQTLALLIFSSVLALDLWFWELFFGTTVDWVTEVASEVNQYVGNSKMI, from the exons ATGGTGTTAACTTCAATTTCAACACCATCTTCTTCATTCCTCTCCGATTCTCCTTCAACTTCCACTTCCAATTCCACTCTCTTCAGAACCACACTTTCCCCTTCCTTTCTCGTTGGATTCCCAAAACCTCCCTTTTCAAATGCAACCCTCAGACTCAAACCCTTGTCTTCTTCCGCTTCTTCCACTCAACAAGACAATGGGTCGCCGGAACGGTTTCTTAAGAACAATTCCATTGCGGATTTCATGCGGTTCAAGAAAGGGATTGATGGTGCTACTGGTGTCTTGCAAACTGCTGTTGTTAGTTATAAGAGGAAGTTACCTTGGTCCATTTTGAACCCTTTTGTTAAG gTTGATTTGATTTCAACAATTCATATAGCTGATGAAGA GTATTTTCTGGCCCTCCAAAAGGAGCTCGAATCCTATGATTGCGTTCTGTATGAAATGGTAGCTAGCAGGGAAACTTTAGCGAATATGAGAAACCCTATAAACAGGTTAAAAGGATCACACTCTAGGGGTTTTACCATTTTGGGATGCATTCAAAGACAAATGGCTGAAATTCTCAGGCTTGATTTCCAATTAGATTGTCTCAATTACCAGTCTGAAAATTTTCAACATGCGGATCTTGACTATGAAACCTTCCGATTACTCCAG GATGCAAAAGGTGaaagtttcttttcttttgcaaAAAAGATGACTCTTAAATCTACAAAGGCGATGTTGCAACCTTCAATTCGAGAAGATCTTGATCCGTGGAGATCCAAGCTTTTATGGGCTGCACGTGTACTTCCTATGCCGCTAGTTGGCCTTTTTCTCATCGGAAGCGTCTGTGCAAATGTGGAAAGTCCAGTATCTGAATATCCTGAAATTGAGGCATTGTCAAGACTTGATTTTAGTGGCGCCATGAAGATCTTCCTTGCAAAAAGACTAACATCCGA GTTGACACAAGCTACAGCAGATATAGAAGAGAAATCAGTTATAATTGGCGAGCGAAACCGAGTTGCAATCGATGCCCTCAGAACGGCACTGGACAACGGAAACAATAGAATTGCCATACTTTACGGGGGTGGCCACATGCCGGATCTCGGGAGGAGATTGAGGGAGGAGTTCGATTTAATCCCGTCCGGCGTGGAGTGGATAACAGCATGGTCCATAAGGAAAAGAAAACTTAATACAAGATCACTTCCATTTCTGAAGACAATGGCCAAGGCTTCAGGTTGGCCGTTGAATCGCTATCAGACACTAGCGTTGCTCATCTTTTCGTCCGTGTTGGCGTTGGATCTGTGGTTTTGGGAGCTTTTCTTCGGCACCACAGTGGACTGGGTCACTGAGGTAGCCTCAGAAGTTAATCAGTATGTTGGTAATTCAAAAATGATATGA